ATGGCATTGCCAAGGAAGTTGGAGAATATGGCTGTGATATAGTGCTGGCTGCTGAATCTCCAGAACTAGCCGAATATAGGACTATGCCCTACGCTGAGATAATCGGCGGCTATATTCAGGAATATAAGCCGAATATATTCCTGCTTGCCGCAACTAGGAACGGCAGAGACTTGGCTTCAAGGATAGCGGTTAAGTCCAGGACAGGTATAACAGCAGACTGTACCGTACTTGATATAGATGAAAACAGAACTCTTCTTGCAAACAGGCCTACGTATGGTGAGAGTACTCTAGCAGAGATACTATGCAGGAACCACAGACCACAAATGGCTACTGCGAGGCCGGGCATATTTCCGCCTGCAGAGAAGGAAAAAGACCATAAATACGAGGTAATTAAAAAGAAAGTTGACGTAGACAAGAAACTTCTCGGAAAGCAGATACTCAAATTCATCCCAAGAAAATCAACAGACCTTACTAGTGCGAAGATCGTCGTAGCTGGAGGCCTGGGGCTTGGCGGGCCTGATGGCTTTAAGATGCTTGAGGAACTTGCGAATCTCATTGGAGGCGCCGTAGGTTCATCAAGGCCGCCGGTTGATCTTGGCTGGATAACAAGGGATCACCAGGTCGGGCAGACAGGCCAGTCGGTGAGGCCTGACCTATACATAGCGGTAGGCATATCTGGAAAGCCGCAGCACATAGCCGGAATGAAATTTTCCAAGGTTATAGTATCCATAAACAAAGATCCAAACGCTGAAATCACGAAATACTCAGACTATATAATCACCGAAGACTACAGAAAGGTGATTCCTGCCCTAATAGATGCAATAAAGAATTCCAAAAAGGCCCAGGCACCTGTTCAAAAGGCCTGACCTACCGACCTTTTTTCTATTTCATTTTTTATAATTTCAAGGAACTCGTTCATGCCGTAGGTCTTTGATTTGCCTGCTCTGTTTCTCACCGTTACTGTATTATCCTGTTCCTCCTTCGCCCCTACTACTACTATGTACGATGGACGCTGGTCATGTATCATTTTTATCTTTTTGCTCACTGTATCAGGGCCGTCGTCAACTACACTCCTTATACCCGCATCAAGGAGACTCTTGTTAACTTTCCTGGCATACTCTGCATTGGCCGTGCCCACAGGTATGACGTAGGTCTGTATCGGTGTTAGCCAAGTCGGCAATTTACCAGCAAAATGCTCAAGCAGTATTGCCATGAAGCGTTCATAGCTGCCGTATATTGCCCTATGTATGATCACGACCCTCTCTTCCTTCCCCTCACTGTTGGTATACGTAAGACCAAAATTTATT
This genomic stretch from Thermoplasma volcanium GSS1 harbors:
- a CDS encoding electron transfer flavoprotein subunit alpha/FixB family protein: MTGLINAIPATNKDEYKNVGVYIEHRGDELKRPSIEMIGIGKQLARKVNEKLICVVIGDKVDGIAKEVGEYGCDIVLAAESPELAEYRTMPYAEIIGGYIQEYKPNIFLLAATRNGRDLASRIAVKSRTGITADCTVLDIDENRTLLANRPTYGESTLAEILCRNHRPQMATARPGIFPPAEKEKDHKYEVIKKKVDVDKKLLGKQILKFIPRKSTDLTSAKIVVAGGLGLGGPDGFKMLEELANLIGGAVGSSRPPVDLGWITRDHQVGQTGQSVRPDLYIAVGISGKPQHIAGMKFSKVIVSINKDPNAEITKYSDYIITEDYRKVIPALIDAIKNSKKAQAPVQKA